Proteins encoded in a region of the Podarcis muralis chromosome 2, rPodMur119.hap1.1, whole genome shotgun sequence genome:
- the LOC144327048 gene encoding uncharacterized protein LOC144327048 produces the protein MSCPHFLPGSTHCPCANVSIAEGSSGMIFANISSYPDILLFHNSSSSDSDDAILAINGGKLRIYDSTNNIYFYLWGNDLFINNTNKQLAGEYQVEDFLRKNCFHRVFLSVPDPWHCPSANLSIPEGASGTIIPNNKLNHSNSLALYKKNHSSSSWQYILSIAKRHLNHNDDTYEEHFHISDSGLSIKNAYEGLAGEYQLVHQQNGSCVLQFFLNIPVSGRRHDCAYAAVGLAIFLVLCFTVYLCWKWKRRDKDTAQLAGGFANGTLPPGSPEVQES, from the exons ATGAGTTGCCCTCATTTTCTTCCAGGTTCCACACACTGCCCTTGTGCTAACGTCTCCATAGCAGAAGGTTCATCGGGGATGATCTTTGCTAATATATCCAGTTATCCGGACATTCTTTTATTTCATAATAGCAGTTCATCTGATTCTGATGATGCCATATTAGCCATAAATGGAGGAAAACTGAGAATCTACGACAGCACAAACAATATATACTTCTATCTATGGGGAAATGACCTCTTTATCAATAACACCAACAAACAACTTGCTGGAGAATACCAAGTTGAAGATTTTTTGAGAAAAAATTGTTTCCATCGAGTCTTCCTTAGCGTACCTG ACCCTTGGCACTGCCCTTCAGCTAATCTTTCCATACCAGAAGGTGCCTCTGGGACGATCATTCCTAATAACAAATTGAACCATTCCAATAGTCTTGCTTTATACAAGAAGAaccactcctcctcttcttggcaATACATCTTGAGCATAGCCAAGAGACACTTGAATCACAATGATGACACTTATGAAGAGCACTTCCATATATCTGACAGCGGCCTTTCTATCAAGAATGCTTATGAAGGACTTGCTGGAGAGTACCAACTTGTTCATCAGCAAAATGGATCCTGTGTGCTTCAGTTCTTCCTTAATATACCTG TTTCAGGACGCAGACATGATTGTGCTTACGCTGCAGTagggcttgccatctttttggTGCTCTGTTTCACAGTGTATCTATGTTGGAAATGGAAAAGGAGAGACAAGGACACTGCTCAACTTGCTGGTGGCTTTGCAAATGGAACTCTGCCTCCTGGGTCACCAGAGGTGCAAGAAAGCTGA